GTTTGGGCGTTAGCCCCGGTTCAAGCACCGTTAAACCGGGGCTAACGCCCAAACGGCTAATTCGAGGAAACTCGTTGTGACTAAACCGACAAGCCGTCATGCGGGTACGCTACAAACATCCGTCGTGTGAAGCCTTCGGGATTTGGTTCGCTGGCGTGCTCATCTACCTAGAGTTCCGAATGCGATCGATGATGGAAACGCGAGAAAACAACGGCGGCTACTTCGGGTGCATCCGTGTTCTGGCCATGGCCGCCGTGTGTTTCCTTTTCTTCTTTGGTGCGAGCATTGAGGCCGCCGACACAGACACCGACGCGGCTCACTCCGTCGTTGTGTTCTATTCCTTTCGGCACGTGATGCCCGTCAACGTCGACTGGGATCGCGGGATTCGTCGCGGTCTGGCCCTTTCCGGACTGGAGAACATCAAAATTGAAGTCGAGTATCTGGACCTCGATCGCTACTCCGATCACGATTTCCGCGAACGGCTGGTCGATTTGCTGGAGCACAAATATGCCAACCGGCGGATCGACGTCGTGATCCCCGTCTACACGCAAGCGATTGAGTTTGTGCTGGCACAGCGGGCGCAGTTGTTTCCGAACGTTCCGTTGGTCTGCTGCACCGCGAAACCGGACCTTGCCGAACAGATCCGCGGCGTCCCCGAGGCGACCGGAACGGAATTCGACGTCGACTATTGGAAGACCGTCCAGGATGCGAGGTGGCTGTTTCCCAAAGCACGCACGCTGTATCTGATTGGCGGCGTGGGTGAAACCGATCGGCACTATCGTCGCATGGCGCATCGGGCCCTCGACGGTCCGCTGGCCTCGCGGGGGATGGAGATCGTGGATGTGGAAGGACTGCCGATAGCGGAGCTGAAACAGTTGATGTTGCAGGCGGAGCCCGGCAGCGTGGCGTTGATGCTGACATGCGATGAGGATCGCGACGGCAACCATCCGTTTACCGTCGACGTCTCCAAGCAGTTGTGCGCCGATTCTCCAATCCCCGTGTTTGGCACCTACGACACTTTAATTGGAACGGGAGTTGTGGGGGGCCATGTTTGGTCGATCGAAAGGCATGGCGAACTCGCAGGACAGCTTGCGTCGCGGATCATCGCGGGCGAAGACGTCGCGGAGATTCCGATAATCGGACGTCACGAAACGCAATCCGTTTTCGACGCGCGGCAATTGATTCGCTGGAAGATCGATACCGACGCGCTGCCACCGGGTTCGAAGATCCGGTTCGCCGAAGCTTCGATTTGGGATCTGTACCGGAGTCAGATTGTATTAGGCATCGGGCTATTGTCGCTGCAAACCCTCATCATCGCGGGCTTGATTGTGAATCGATCGCGTCGGATCAAGGCGGAGCGATCGTTGTTTGCAAGTCGCGGGGAAGCCAGGGATTTGGCCGGACGTTTACTTTCTGCACAAGAAGACGAACGACGGCGGCTGGCGCGGGAACTCCACGACGACCTTTCCCAACGATTGGCGGCGTCGGCGATCGGTATAGGACAGTTGGAGCTTGGGGATTTGGGGAACGCCGATTCTCGTGCGAGGTTGAAACAGATGAAAGAAGACTTGATCGGACTTTCGGATGATGTCCATCAAATGTCGTATCAGATCCATCCGTCGATCTTGGAAGATCTGGGCTTGGAGGATGCGATCCGCAGCGCGTGCGATCGTTTGGCCCGCCGCGATAAAATCGACGTCGAATTTCGATGTGGAATGTTGCCCGATCCTTTTAGTGACGCGATCAACCTGTGCTTATATCGAGTCGCCCAAGAGTCGCTGTGGAACGCGGCGCGGCATGCGGAGACGCAGCGAATCGATGTGGTGTTGACCGCCGATCCCGAAACCGTGAACCTGGAGATCCGTGATTTTGGGGTCGGATTCGACAGCGACGCGGCGTTGAAAAACGGAGGTCTCGGTCTGGCGAGTTTGCACGAGCGGGCGCGAATCGTTGGCGGTGATCTCTCTATCGAATCGCGTCGTGGCAACGGGACGACGATCTCTTTAAGGATTCCTTTGTTGGACGAAGACCGATGAAACGCACACGTGTGCTATTAGCGGACGATCATCGAATCGTTGCCGAAGGGTTGCGGAATATTCTGGAACCGGCCTTCACTTTGGTTGCGATCGTTGAAGATGGAAGGGAATTGATCGAAGTCGCGCTACGTGAACAACCCGATGTGATCGTCGCCGACATCACGATGCCTTTGCTGAACGGGCTCGATGCGATCGACGCCATACGATCGGCGGGTTGCCAAGCCAAAGTTGTCTTCCTGACGATGCATCGCGATGCGACCTACGCCGCCCGCGCGTTGCGTTCGGGAGCGAGCGGATTTGTGCTGAAACATTCGGCCGCCGAAGAATTGTTGACCGCGATCCGCTGTGCCATCGCAGGCGAAACGTTTGTGACGCAAAGCATTGCGGAAAGTATCGAACAAATGCCGGCGTCGCGTCGAGCCAACAAGCAGATGGAACAACCATTGCTGACTCCACGACAACGTGAAGTTTTGCAACTGTTTGCCGAAGGGCATACCGCGCCGCAGGTCGCCAAGGTTTTGCAAATATCAAAACGAACCGCTGAAAACCACAAGGCGCGTATCATGTGTGCCTTAGGAGTTTCTTCGACATCGGATCTCGTTCAATACGCAATTCGGCATGGGCTAATCGCTGGGAAATAGAGCCGAACGTGCTTCGAAGCCGTTTTG
Above is a genomic segment from Rosistilla ulvae containing:
- a CDS encoding sensor histidine kinase; protein product: MRSMMETRENNGGYFGCIRVLAMAAVCFLFFFGASIEAADTDTDAAHSVVVFYSFRHVMPVNVDWDRGIRRGLALSGLENIKIEVEYLDLDRYSDHDFRERLVDLLEHKYANRRIDVVIPVYTQAIEFVLAQRAQLFPNVPLVCCTAKPDLAEQIRGVPEATGTEFDVDYWKTVQDARWLFPKARTLYLIGGVGETDRHYRRMAHRALDGPLASRGMEIVDVEGLPIAELKQLMLQAEPGSVALMLTCDEDRDGNHPFTVDVSKQLCADSPIPVFGTYDTLIGTGVVGGHVWSIERHGELAGQLASRIIAGEDVAEIPIIGRHETQSVFDARQLIRWKIDTDALPPGSKIRFAEASIWDLYRSQIVLGIGLLSLQTLIIAGLIVNRSRRIKAERSLFASRGEARDLAGRLLSAQEDERRRLARELHDDLSQRLAASAIGIGQLELGDLGNADSRARLKQMKEDLIGLSDDVHQMSYQIHPSILEDLGLEDAIRSACDRLARRDKIDVEFRCGMLPDPFSDAINLCLYRVAQESLWNAARHAETQRIDVVLTADPETVNLEIRDFGVGFDSDAALKNGGLGLASLHERARIVGGDLSIESRRGNGTTISLRIPLLDEDR
- a CDS encoding response regulator; translated protein: MKRTRVLLADDHRIVAEGLRNILEPAFTLVAIVEDGRELIEVALREQPDVIVADITMPLLNGLDAIDAIRSAGCQAKVVFLTMHRDATYAARALRSGASGFVLKHSAAEELLTAIRCAIAGETFVTQSIAESIEQMPASRRANKQMEQPLLTPRQREVLQLFAEGHTAPQVAKVLQISKRTAENHKARIMCALGVSSTSDLVQYAIRHGLIAGK